Proteins from a genomic interval of Granulicella sp. L56:
- a CDS encoding flagellar basal body L-ring protein FlgH, with amino-acid sequence MTDLMLIGWGMKTKDWPGVEFTPAVATPMPPRQPRKGGMGPFVAGMIGLLLLLMAACSLHAQVQAIKKALAPKPSVAETSLDSYLERVRTANSNVLPTPGSIWTDNGRLTRMNTDVRAMRPHDLISVVVEENLAASTDGTVKNSRTSNANSGISGLIGTLHAGNALQNLINMNAASGLNAQGTSATNSSLSTVFGGQVMAVLPNGILVIEAARQVEFSQQTQTIVLHGLVRPEDISQQNQVLSTAISSLELEVRGKGIVNDYTHRQNALVRLLQQILIF; translated from the coding sequence ATGACCGATCTCATGCTGATTGGCTGGGGGATGAAGACGAAGGATTGGCCAGGAGTTGAGTTTACGCCGGCGGTTGCAACGCCGATGCCTCCGCGACAACCGCGAAAGGGGGGAATGGGACCATTTGTTGCAGGGATGATTGGCCTGCTGCTGTTGCTGATGGCTGCCTGTTCGCTTCATGCACAGGTTCAGGCGATCAAGAAGGCGTTGGCGCCGAAGCCGAGCGTTGCCGAGACGTCGCTCGACTCTTATCTGGAACGGGTACGCACCGCGAACTCGAATGTGCTGCCGACGCCGGGTTCGATCTGGACGGACAACGGGCGGCTGACCCGCATGAATACAGATGTTCGCGCGATGCGGCCTCACGACCTGATCTCGGTGGTGGTGGAGGAGAACCTCGCCGCGTCGACGGATGGAACGGTGAAGAATTCGCGCACTTCGAATGCAAACTCCGGAATCTCCGGATTGATTGGAACGCTGCACGCGGGCAATGCCCTTCAGAATTTAATCAATATGAATGCTGCGTCGGGACTGAATGCCCAGGGCACGAGCGCGACCAATTCGAGTTTGAGCACCGTGTTCGGCGGTCAGGTGATGGCGGTGCTTCCGAATGGAATTCTTGTGATCGAAGCGGCCCGGCAGGTTGAGTTCAGCCAGCAGACGCAGACGATTGTCCTTCATGGGCTGGTGCGGCCTGAGGACATCTCTCAACAGAATCAGGTGCTTTCGACTGCGATTTCAAGCCTTGAGCTCGAGGTTCGCGGGAAGGGCATCGTCAACGACTACACCCATCGTCAGAATGCGCTGGTCCGGCTTCTGCAACAGATCCTGATCTTCTGA
- a CDS encoding VOC family protein codes for MPQIFQSITPILPIHDLQRAMDFYRLLGFSCTRYQEGNFYAFLSRDDLDIHLRKAPDLIESHNPCGVYFYLAADTAAALEAEFRAAGVTILSPLEPREWKMNEFMLSDPDGNLLRFGEELPEA; via the coding sequence ATGCCCCAAATATTTCAGAGCATCACACCTATCCTTCCGATCCACGACCTCCAGCGTGCCATGGACTTCTACCGGCTCCTCGGCTTCTCTTGCACGCGTTATCAGGAGGGAAATTTCTATGCCTTCCTTAGCCGCGATGACCTCGACATTCATCTCCGCAAAGCCCCCGACCTCATCGAGAGCCATAATCCCTGCGGCGTCTATTTCTATCTCGCCGCAGATACCGCTGCCGCTCTCGAAGCCGAGTTCCGCGCGGCTGGCGTCACAATTCTCTCCCCGCTCGAACCTCGTGAGTGGAAGATGAACGAGTTCATGCTCAGCGATCCCGACGGCAATCTTTTGCGCTTCGGCGAAGAACTTCCCGAAGCTTAG
- a CDS encoding flagellin: MRVDPNYVSNLAGALNQSSSLEATLTNELSSGLRVTSLQDDPTAVAESTMMASAISKDDTFVQTVSGTQSMMQVSDSTLGEVVSQLTSALSLAVSGGNGTLNSANIASIEQQLTGIRDQVLSLANTSYLGQSLFAGSQGSVRPFTLDSSTSPATTSYVGDTSANSVETPSGQKIQTNLVGSDVFGSGSSGVFGALNQLIADFAGGTASASAIADTGILSAALSNVSAQRSLLDGSLSRLEATSTYAQTEEAQFKVQQGSLVSADPASVATQLSSAETQNQALMSVMTALEKTDLFDYMQ, from the coding sequence GTGAGGGTCGATCCGAATTATGTCAGCAATCTTGCGGGAGCTTTGAACCAGTCGAGCAGCCTTGAGGCTACGCTTACGAACGAGCTTTCGAGCGGTCTGCGAGTTACGTCTTTACAGGATGATCCGACTGCTGTGGCCGAGAGTACGATGATGGCCAGCGCGATCTCGAAGGACGACACCTTCGTTCAGACCGTGTCGGGGACGCAGTCGATGATGCAGGTCTCGGACTCGACGCTGGGTGAAGTGGTCAGCCAACTGACTTCGGCCTTGTCGCTGGCGGTTTCGGGAGGGAACGGAACGCTCAACTCGGCCAACATCGCCAGCATCGAGCAGCAGCTCACAGGAATTCGCGACCAGGTTTTGTCGCTGGCGAACACAAGCTACCTTGGCCAGTCGCTCTTTGCGGGCAGCCAGGGATCGGTCAGACCGTTCACGCTGGACAGCTCGACTTCGCCTGCTACGACCAGCTATGTGGGCGATACGAGCGCCAACTCTGTCGAGACGCCGAGCGGACAGAAGATCCAGACGAACCTTGTCGGGTCGGATGTTTTTGGTTCGGGCAGCTCGGGCGTCTTTGGAGCGTTGAATCAGTTGATCGCGGATTTTGCAGGGGGCACGGCGAGCGCAAGCGCTATCGCCGATACCGGAATACTGTCGGCTGCGCTGAGCAATGTATCCGCACAACGCAGTCTGCTGGATGGCTCACTCAGCCGGTTGGAGGCTACCAGCACCTATGCACAGACCGAGGAGGCTCAGTTCAAGGTGCAGCAGGGAAGTCTGGTCTCTGCCGATCCGGCTTCGGTGGCTACGCAGCTCAGCTCGGCGGAGACGCAGAATCAGGCATTGATGAGCGTGATGACCGCGCTCGAAAAGACAGATCTGTTTGACTACATGCAATAG
- the flgM gene encoding flagellar biosynthesis anti-sigma factor FlgM, with protein MSYTNGIGSLPQALSSITPAPTQPASQVTESTSASQQRNATATPAKQADQTSLSSAGGVIAHALEGSDVRTDKVAALQKAIASGSYNVSSSDVASKMIDSLLE; from the coding sequence ATGAGTTACACAAACGGAATCGGGAGCCTGCCGCAGGCGCTTAGCTCGATTACACCTGCGCCGACACAGCCGGCGTCCCAGGTGACGGAATCAACGAGTGCTTCTCAGCAGCGCAACGCAACGGCGACGCCCGCGAAGCAGGCTGACCAGACAAGCCTGAGCTCTGCCGGTGGCGTGATTGCCCATGCGCTTGAGGGATCGGATGTACGGACAGATAAGGTGGCTGCTTTACAGAAGGCGATTGCCTCGGGGAGCTATAACGTCTCCTCGTCGGACGTGGCCAGCAAGATGATCGACTCTCTGCTGGAGTAG
- a CDS encoding PaaI family thioesterase, giving the protein MKTNPTLDERASHCFGCGPANPQGLHLSFEIDTTHPEIPTATAHIQLTQMHEGPPGHIHGGIVATLLDEAMSKLNRPLNVLAMTRHMEVDYLRPASLHQPLTLISRHLRREGRKLFHQAELQHPDGTVLARGKGLFVVIDEKLLARAGLTQPQV; this is encoded by the coding sequence ATGAAGACCAATCCAACTCTGGACGAGCGAGCCAGTCACTGCTTCGGCTGCGGTCCCGCCAATCCGCAAGGGCTGCACCTCAGCTTCGAGATCGACACCACCCATCCGGAAATCCCCACCGCAACTGCGCACATCCAGTTGACGCAAATGCATGAAGGCCCACCCGGCCACATCCACGGAGGCATCGTAGCCACCCTGCTCGACGAGGCCATGAGCAAGCTCAACCGCCCGCTCAACGTTCTCGCCATGACCCGCCACATGGAGGTCGACTACCTACGCCCCGCATCCCTCCACCAGCCATTGACGCTCATCAGCCGTCATCTTCGCCGCGAAGGACGCAAGCTCTTCCATCAGGCCGAACTCCAGCACCCCGACGGAACCGTCCTCGCTCGCGGCAAAGGCCTCTTCGTCGTCATCGATGAGAAGTTGCTCGCCCGTGCTGGCCTCACCCAGCCGCAAGTCTAA
- the flgK gene encoding flagellar hook-associated protein FlgK, with translation MGTLTSLMDLSREALMADQNALNITANNVSNQNTPGYTREVVNWQPTDAVTLSGTSYSTGITSTATSVRDRVLEQRVQQQTQTQAQSGALQSALQQVQDIFGLSSTSTSASSTALGSAVDSFFNSLSTLEGSPGDTSARQAVLTAANNLTSAFNSASNQLAQVSTGLDQQVGTTVGQINSLTTTIASLNQQIATISPNTDAGTLEDQRQLAIAQLSQYVGLDQMTTESNGITLTTANGAVLVSGSQSYALSTTQVAGKTDVVANGQDVTSGITGGQLGGVLQARDQELPTYASALDNLAYGIGTAVNQQNALGTDGSGNPGGAIFTLPTSAAGAALSIQVATSDPKAIAAAATGEGSSGSGNAIALADLSTANVAGGQTASGFLASFLGQVGNDAAGATTDNTAQQATLTQLTSQRDSLSGVSLDEEASNLTQYQRSYEAAAKVFSIVDAIMASALNLGVETTVT, from the coding sequence ATGGGAACGCTGACCTCGCTGATGGACCTGTCCCGGGAAGCCTTGATGGCGGACCAGAACGCTCTGAACATAACCGCGAACAATGTGTCGAACCAGAACACGCCGGGCTATACGCGTGAGGTGGTGAACTGGCAGCCGACGGACGCTGTGACCCTGAGCGGCACGAGCTACAGCACCGGAATCACGAGTACCGCAACGTCCGTACGCGACCGGGTTCTGGAACAGCGCGTGCAGCAGCAGACGCAGACGCAGGCGCAGAGCGGGGCGCTTCAATCGGCGCTGCAACAGGTGCAGGACATCTTTGGCTTGAGCTCGACGAGTACGTCGGCCAGCTCGACGGCGCTTGGCTCGGCGGTGGACTCCTTCTTCAATTCACTCTCGACACTCGAGGGGAGTCCTGGGGATACGTCGGCCCGGCAGGCGGTGCTGACGGCTGCGAACAATCTCACGTCGGCCTTCAACTCTGCCTCGAACCAGCTTGCACAAGTGAGTACGGGGCTCGACCAGCAGGTTGGCACTACGGTTGGCCAGATCAACTCTTTGACGACGACGATTGCATCGCTGAACCAGCAGATTGCGACCATCAGTCCCAATACGGATGCGGGAACGCTCGAAGACCAGCGGCAGTTGGCGATTGCACAGTTGTCGCAGTATGTTGGCCTCGACCAGATGACCACCGAGTCGAACGGCATTACGCTGACGACCGCGAATGGCGCGGTCCTGGTGAGCGGCAGTCAGTCCTATGCGCTGAGCACAACGCAGGTGGCTGGAAAGACCGACGTAGTCGCGAATGGGCAGGATGTGACTTCGGGCATTACCGGCGGACAGCTTGGCGGCGTCTTGCAGGCGAGAGATCAGGAGCTGCCCACGTACGCGAGTGCGCTGGACAATCTCGCCTATGGAATTGGGACTGCGGTGAACCAGCAGAATGCGCTGGGGACCGATGGTAGTGGCAATCCCGGCGGTGCGATCTTTACCCTGCCGACGAGCGCGGCTGGTGCGGCATTGTCGATTCAGGTAGCGACGAGCGATCCGAAGGCAATTGCAGCAGCGGCTACTGGTGAAGGATCATCCGGCAGCGGCAATGCGATTGCGCTGGCTGATCTTTCGACGGCGAACGTAGCTGGCGGACAGACGGCTTCGGGTTTTCTCGCCTCATTTCTTGGGCAGGTTGGCAACGATGCGGCTGGCGCGACGACGGACAATACCGCGCAGCAGGCTACTTTGACGCAGCTTACGAGTCAGCGCGATTCGCTGTCGGGGGTCTCGCTCGATGAGGAGGCGTCGAACCTGACGCAGTATCAGCGCAGCTATGAGGCTGCGGCGAAGGTGTTCTCGATTGTCGATGCGATTATGGCCAGCGCGTTGAATCTGGGTGTAGAGACCACGGTGACTTAG
- a CDS encoding flagellar basal body P-ring protein FlgI, giving the protein MPQREARVKDIASIEGIRDNQLVGYGIVVGLQGTGDSQQTTFPAQTLAATLLRMGVSVPATSIRVQNLAAVFVEATLPPFARPGTKLDVTVSSAGDARSLEGGLLLMTPLYGADGKIYAQGQGPLVVGGYSVSVNGNTKQYNHPNTARVPYGAIVERGVPLDLEGRSKFSLLLNDADFRTAEAVSQAINHELGRQAAHALDSRQIDLSVVHGEDVPELLAQVESVEVPVFPRAKVVVNERTGTVVIGGTVVLQPVSILHGGLAINVVSQFEVSQPNAFSSGGTSQVVQQTRVTARDKPVNSIELKQGATVDDLVRSLQTIGASARDVISILQAMKSAGALEAEIEVL; this is encoded by the coding sequence ATGCCGCAGAGAGAGGCGCGAGTGAAGGATATCGCCTCGATTGAGGGCATCCGCGACAATCAACTGGTTGGCTATGGCATCGTGGTTGGCCTGCAGGGCACGGGCGATAGCCAGCAGACGACCTTTCCTGCGCAGACGTTGGCTGCGACCTTGTTGCGCATGGGAGTCAGTGTTCCGGCGACGTCGATCCGGGTGCAGAACCTCGCGGCTGTCTTTGTGGAAGCGACGCTGCCGCCGTTTGCGCGACCTGGAACGAAGCTGGATGTGACTGTCTCCTCTGCTGGCGATGCTAGAAGTCTTGAGGGTGGGTTGCTTTTGATGACTCCGCTCTATGGTGCCGATGGCAAGATCTATGCGCAGGGGCAGGGACCGCTGGTGGTGGGTGGTTACTCGGTCAGCGTGAATGGGAATACGAAACAGTACAACCATCCCAATACGGCGCGGGTTCCTTATGGAGCAATCGTGGAGCGGGGTGTGCCTCTGGATTTGGAAGGGCGAAGCAAGTTTTCACTGCTGTTGAACGATGCGGATTTTCGGACGGCCGAGGCCGTGTCGCAGGCGATCAATCATGAGCTGGGAAGGCAGGCCGCTCATGCGCTCGACAGCAGGCAGATCGATCTCTCGGTCGTGCACGGAGAGGATGTTCCAGAGTTGCTGGCGCAGGTGGAATCGGTGGAGGTGCCGGTCTTTCCGAGGGCGAAGGTCGTGGTCAATGAACGGACAGGAACGGTGGTCATCGGAGGAACGGTGGTGCTGCAACCGGTGTCGATCCTGCACGGCGGTCTGGCGATCAACGTGGTGAGCCAGTTCGAGGTATCGCAGCCGAACGCTTTCTCGTCTGGAGGCACGAGCCAGGTGGTGCAGCAGACGAGAGTTACCGCGCGGGATAAACCTGTGAACAGCATTGAGTTGAAGCAGGGAGCGACGGTCGATGATCTGGTGCGCAGCCTGCAGACGATCGGCGCTTCGGCGCGAGACGTGATCTCGATTCTTCAGGCGATGAAGTCCGCGGGCGCTTTGGAGGCGGAGATTGAGGTGTTATGA
- a CDS encoding glycosyltransferase: protein MEAELTIVIPAKNEVKMLPKLLKSLCKQDYEGMAQARVIVADAGSTDGTVEVALSFCDRLKVEVIRGGLPSVGRNAGARLATTRFVLFLDADVELPEPTLLRRALGKMQRGDLHLATTNIACRHGGFFDDALYAGSNLVQRASSFVSPFATGMFMLFDREAFWGLGGFNERALFAEDYLLSKGVERQRFRIVRGKVLTTNRRFKKLGHARMVWMFFKTALHSWDEGYFLEDQGYWEELEA from the coding sequence ATGGAAGCGGAACTGACGATTGTGATTCCGGCGAAGAACGAAGTGAAGATGCTGCCGAAACTGCTGAAATCTCTTTGTAAGCAGGACTATGAGGGCATGGCGCAGGCAAGGGTGATTGTCGCCGATGCCGGGTCGACCGATGGCACGGTGGAGGTGGCGCTGAGCTTCTGTGATCGGCTTAAGGTTGAAGTGATTCGAGGGGGGCTGCCTTCGGTGGGACGGAATGCGGGGGCGCGATTGGCGACGACCCGGTTTGTGCTGTTTCTAGACGCCGATGTGGAGCTGCCGGAGCCGACGCTGCTGCGGCGGGCACTGGGGAAGATGCAGCGAGGCGATCTGCATCTGGCTACGACGAATATTGCGTGCAGGCATGGCGGCTTCTTTGACGATGCGCTGTATGCAGGCAGTAATCTGGTGCAGCGTGCGAGCTCGTTTGTGAGCCCGTTTGCGACGGGGATGTTTATGTTGTTCGACCGCGAGGCGTTCTGGGGGCTGGGTGGGTTCAATGAACGGGCGCTTTTTGCGGAGGATTATCTCTTGTCGAAAGGCGTGGAGCGGCAACGGTTTCGCATCGTGCGAGGCAAAGTGCTGACCACCAATCGGCGCTTCAAGAAGCTGGGTCATGCACGGATGGTCTGGATGTTCTTCAAGACTGCACTGCATAGCTGGGATGAGGGATATTTCTTAGAGGACCAGGGGTACTGGGAAGAGCTTGAGGCTTAG
- a CDS encoding pyridoxamine 5'-phosphate oxidase family protein yields the protein MAHQFSSLTFTDDVAEVQREMGSRPSNEKLTERGPTNDTLGPYERAFIAARDGFYLSTVGSTGWPYIQFRGGPIGFVNVRDEHTLAYADVTGNRQYITTGNLRGNQRAALFFMDYPHQTRLKLLANVETIPWNKAPDWKTELMLPERGRPERLILLHVAAFDWNCPQHIPQRWTIEELKQTTFFERIESLEQEVRSLKAALTEAQKP from the coding sequence ATGGCCCACCAGTTCTCCTCCCTTACCTTTACCGACGATGTTGCCGAAGTTCAACGTGAGATGGGCAGCCGCCCCTCAAACGAAAAGCTAACCGAGCGCGGCCCCACAAACGACACCCTCGGCCCTTACGAGCGCGCCTTCATCGCCGCCCGCGATGGCTTTTACCTCTCCACCGTCGGCTCTACCGGCTGGCCCTATATCCAATTCCGGGGAGGCCCCATCGGCTTCGTCAATGTTCGCGATGAGCACACGCTGGCCTACGCAGACGTAACCGGCAATCGCCAGTACATCACGACCGGCAACCTCCGCGGCAACCAACGCGCCGCACTCTTCTTCATGGATTATCCTCACCAGACCCGTCTCAAGCTTCTGGCCAATGTAGAGACGATCCCGTGGAATAAAGCCCCCGACTGGAAGACTGAGCTGATGCTCCCCGAACGCGGCCGCCCCGAACGCCTGATCCTGCTTCACGTCGCCGCCTTCGACTGGAACTGCCCGCAACACATCCCCCAACGCTGGACCATCGAAGAGCTGAAGCAAACTACATTCTTCGAACGCATCGAGTCTCTGGAGCAAGAGGTACGTTCTCTCAAAGCAGCCCTCACAGAAGCGCAAAAGCCTTAA
- a CDS encoding exo-alpha-sialidase, whose amino-acid sequence MKIRNRLCTLMLMASLPLSAFARQPVFSQADLFQQGETGVNTYRIPALVETAKGTLIAVVDARRDSSQDLPAHISLVMRRSFDGGKSWEPMRTILAVEKGGVGDASLLLDRSNGRVWCFHAYGPPGIGFRASKPGTTTGETTLQVHAMYSDDDGVTWSSPVDLTPQIKEPQWQAMFTASGTDIQTSSGRLLVPLVVRDEKGVLHSLNAYSDDHGKTWKHGAMIGEGTDESHNVELKGAVILQNMRDGKTREVARSSDGGVSFGPMSHDAALIDPGCNAGITRYRRGKIDALLFTNAASARRENLSVKVSYDGGQTWPVGRTIHAGPSAYSTVIVLRDGSIGVLYEEGKTDSDERITFARFDFGWIAHARD is encoded by the coding sequence ATGAAGATCAGAAACAGACTTTGTACCCTGATGCTGATGGCTTCGCTGCCACTGTCTGCCTTTGCGAGACAGCCTGTCTTTTCGCAGGCAGATCTCTTCCAGCAAGGCGAGACCGGCGTCAACACCTACCGCATTCCGGCATTGGTAGAGACTGCCAAAGGCACCCTGATCGCGGTGGTAGACGCTCGCAGGGACAGCTCGCAGGATTTGCCTGCCCACATCTCTCTCGTCATGCGGCGAAGTTTCGATGGCGGAAAAAGCTGGGAGCCGATGCGGACCATTCTTGCCGTCGAGAAGGGCGGCGTTGGGGATGCATCGCTGCTGCTGGACCGCTCGAACGGGCGCGTCTGGTGCTTTCACGCCTACGGACCACCCGGAATCGGGTTTCGGGCGTCGAAGCCGGGGACGACAACTGGGGAGACAACGCTTCAGGTCCATGCGATGTACAGCGACGACGATGGCGTCACCTGGTCTAGCCCGGTTGACCTGACTCCTCAGATTAAAGAGCCGCAGTGGCAGGCCATGTTTACGGCATCGGGCACCGATATCCAGACGAGCAGTGGACGGTTGCTGGTGCCTCTGGTGGTGCGGGACGAAAAGGGCGTGCTTCATTCGCTTAACGCTTACAGCGACGATCATGGAAAGACATGGAAGCATGGCGCGATGATCGGCGAGGGCACGGACGAGAGTCACAATGTGGAGTTGAAGGGCGCCGTCATTCTGCAGAATATGCGCGACGGAAAGACGCGAGAGGTTGCCCGTTCTTCCGATGGAGGAGTTTCCTTTGGCCCTATGAGCCATGATGCTGCGCTGATCGATCCGGGCTGCAATGCGGGGATTACACGGTATCGCCGGGGAAAGATCGACGCGCTGCTCTTTACCAATGCCGCCAGCGCACGGCGCGAGAATCTGAGCGTGAAGGTGAGCTACGACGGCGGCCAGACGTGGCCGGTTGGGCGCACGATCCATGCCGGGCCTTCGGCTTACTCCACAGTGATTGTGCTGCGTGATGGCAGTATTGGAGTGCTTTATGAAGAGGGAAAGACCGACTCAGATGAACGCATTACTTTTGCGCGCTTCGACTTTGGGTGGATTGCTCACGCACGAGATTGA
- a CDS encoding dienelactone hydrolase family protein has product MSEWLKVKASDGHELGVYVVRPEGEPIGAIVLVQEIFGVNWHIRSVADEYAKEGFVVVAPALFDRYERGVELKYEGEDAKRAGEFWKKLNPETALLDIAAAYEVARGVGKGIGVLGFCYGGLMSWLTATRGETLKMQPSCCVGYYPGGIGKYAEEEPSCPVMLHFGGADSHIGSDQIEAVRVAHPQVEIYIYDGAGHAFNRDVDPNTYHAASAAQARERTLEFFKTNVA; this is encoded by the coding sequence ATGAGCGAATGGTTGAAGGTGAAGGCGTCGGATGGGCATGAGCTGGGCGTGTATGTCGTGCGCCCTGAGGGAGAGCCGATTGGGGCAATCGTGCTGGTGCAGGAGATCTTCGGCGTCAACTGGCATATACGCAGCGTGGCCGACGAGTATGCCAAAGAGGGCTTCGTCGTGGTCGCTCCGGCGCTGTTCGATCGCTATGAGCGTGGGGTGGAGCTGAAGTACGAGGGAGAGGACGCTAAGCGGGCGGGGGAGTTCTGGAAGAAGCTGAATCCCGAGACGGCGCTGCTGGATATCGCTGCGGCCTATGAGGTGGCGAGGGGCGTAGGCAAGGGGATTGGCGTGCTGGGGTTCTGCTACGGCGGCTTGATGAGCTGGCTGACGGCGACGCGGGGCGAGACGCTGAAGATGCAGCCGTCGTGCTGCGTTGGATACTATCCCGGAGGGATTGGGAAGTATGCCGAGGAGGAGCCGAGCTGTCCGGTGATGCTGCACTTTGGCGGTGCCGATAGTCATATCGGGTCTGACCAGATTGAGGCGGTTCGAGTGGCGCATCCTCAGGTTGAGATCTATATCTACGATGGTGCGGGACATGCGTTCAATCGCGACGTGGATCCGAATACCTATCATGCGGCGTCGGCTGCGCAGGCACGGGAGAGGACGCTGGAGTTTTTCAAGACGAATGTTGCCTGA
- the pdxT gene encoding pyridoxal 5'-phosphate synthase glutaminase subunit PdxT has product MSQTHLTIGVLALQGAFEAHAKALESLGVTAKLIRNPDELKDLDGLIIPGGESTTFLKFLERDGFLDALQSFVETTPTFGTCAGAILLAKQVENPTQKSLAVLDITVERNAYGRQIDSTILTAPTKLEGGPLEMVFIRAPRITRTGPTVETLAERDGFPVLVRQGHLLAATFHPELSADTRVHQLFLNLVREQSTQSRSAQK; this is encoded by the coding sequence ATGTCACAGACACATCTCACCATCGGCGTACTTGCCCTGCAAGGCGCATTCGAAGCCCACGCAAAAGCCCTCGAATCCCTCGGCGTCACGGCGAAGCTCATCCGCAATCCCGACGAGTTGAAGGACCTCGACGGTCTCATCATCCCCGGCGGAGAGTCCACCACCTTTCTCAAGTTCCTCGAGCGCGACGGCTTCCTCGACGCCCTGCAATCCTTCGTCGAGACCACCCCAACCTTCGGCACCTGCGCCGGGGCCATCCTGCTGGCAAAGCAGGTAGAAAATCCAACTCAAAAATCTCTCGCCGTTTTAGACATCACTGTCGAACGCAACGCCTATGGCCGCCAGATCGACTCCACCATCCTCACCGCGCCGACGAAGCTCGAAGGCGGTCCGCTGGAGATGGTCTTCATCCGCGCCCCCCGCATCACCCGCACCGGCCCCACCGTCGAAACACTCGCCGAGCGCGATGGCTTCCCCGTCCTCGTCCGCCAGGGTCATCTGCTCGCCGCTACCTTTCACCCAGAGCTAAGCGCCGACACCCGCGTCCACCAACTCTTCCTCAATCTCGTGCGTGAGCAATCCACCCAAAGTCGAAGCGCGCAAAAGTAA
- the pdxS gene encoding pyridoxal 5'-phosphate synthase lyase subunit PdxS yields MADHTTNGNFASSSLRLKTGLAEMLKGGVIMDVMNVEQARIAEEAGAISVMALERVPAMIRAEGGVARMANPKLIKEIVATVSIPVMAKARIGHFAEAQVLQTLGVDFIDESEVLTPADEVYHIDKHAFTTPFVCGARNLGEALRRIAEGAAMIRTKGEPGTGDVVHAVQHMRQIVREIKALTVLDDSELYNAAKVHGAPYELVRMVAKAGKLPVPNFSAGGIATPADAALMMQLGAESIFVGSGIFMKERATPLDVENDPKERAEAVSRAKAIVIATTHFNDPKIVAEASEAVIGSMKGLAAAAIEERDLMQTRGW; encoded by the coding sequence ATGGCAGACCACACCACCAACGGCAACTTCGCCTCATCCTCCCTCCGCCTCAAGACCGGCCTGGCCGAGATGCTTAAAGGTGGCGTCATCATGGACGTCATGAACGTCGAGCAGGCCCGCATCGCCGAAGAGGCCGGAGCCATCTCCGTCATGGCGCTCGAGCGCGTCCCCGCCATGATCCGCGCCGAAGGCGGCGTCGCCCGCATGGCCAACCCCAAGCTCATCAAGGAGATCGTCGCCACCGTCTCCATCCCCGTCATGGCCAAGGCCCGCATCGGCCACTTCGCCGAAGCCCAGGTGCTCCAGACCCTGGGCGTCGACTTCATCGACGAGTCCGAGGTCCTCACCCCGGCCGACGAGGTCTACCACATCGACAAGCACGCCTTCACCACCCCCTTCGTCTGCGGAGCCCGCAATCTCGGTGAAGCCCTCCGCCGCATCGCCGAAGGCGCAGCCATGATCCGCACCAAGGGCGAGCCCGGCACCGGCGATGTCGTTCACGCCGTCCAGCACATGCGCCAGATCGTCCGCGAAATCAAGGCCCTCACCGTCCTCGATGACTCCGAGCTCTACAACGCCGCCAAGGTCCACGGCGCACCTTACGAGCTCGTCCGCATGGTCGCCAAAGCCGGCAAGCTCCCCGTCCCCAACTTCTCCGCCGGCGGCATCGCCACCCCCGCCGACGCCGCTCTCATGATGCAGCTTGGAGCAGAATCCATCTTCGTCGGCTCCGGCATCTTCATGAAGGAGCGCGCCACTCCCCTCGACGTCGAAAACGACCCGAAGGAGCGCGCCGAAGCCGTCTCCCGCGCCAAAGCCATCGTTATCGCCACCACCCACTTCAACGATCCAAAGATCGTGGCCGAAGCCAGCGAAGCCGTTATTGGCTCCATGAAAGGCCTCGCCGCAGCAGCCATCGAAGAGCGCGACCTGATGCAAACTCGCGGCTGGTAA